The Magnolia sinica isolate HGM2019 chromosome 9, MsV1, whole genome shotgun sequence sequence CAGGCTCTTTGGTTTGTGTTTTCTAGTTGATAAAATTGCATATGTATGCATTTCACAATCCAAATTTGAGGAATCATTACCACTCATCGGATTCCATAAGAGTTAAAAATGTATCCATACTAAACCTAGGTGAAAGCTTTGATTTCAGCACAATCATTTAGCTTAGAATCTAGAATCTTTTCAACATATGATTACTCAGGAAATGAGGTGGGTAATTCATCTATTGGGAATGTGGAGGCATTTTGGGTAATGCCGCAACGGATATTCAAAttaaaaatgaaatggaaatctACGTTTCTGTTTTTCAACAAGAAAAGAATGAACATGCTGAAAATCAGTAACGGAGCAAATGTTTTCTACATTAATGATGATAAAAAGAAATACCTGACGTTCCAGATTTTGCTATGGTTCCTAGGTTCTTGATCAGATCTTCCTTTGTCATCCCAATACCTCGGTCACAAATAGAAAGAATTTTCTTCTCCTCGTCCAATTTCATCTGCATTATACGACAAATACAGCAAACTAAAATGTTAAAAAGAGAAACTAACCCACTTCTCAGAATGTTAATATCAAACATCATTCTTATGGTGCGATGTGATGCACCAGCAACTTGAATGCACGTATTGGTCTAATAAAGTGGAAACAACCAAACTTTAAAATCCTTCTCCACAGCTTGCTTATATTGATGGCCTATAAATCACTTTCAAGTTGGAATTGAAAAACACAGCTTTACTTCCTCATTATAAATATTAGGAAACATCATTGTTCTTTGTCATTTCCAATATCACCTTCACCCAAAATAATTAGTATACTAAAAAATGAGCCATCACTAACCAGGATCTCAAGCTTTGCAGTATCGCCTTTCACCCAAAATATCCTTATCCGTAAGCGAAAGAAATCTGATCTTATCCAATGCCTGCCAAACAAACGGAACGTGTCACATTAAAACCACCTGCTATGTCAATTAAAGAGACAGGGCCaaatttttttgtatttatttatcttttatcttcttcttctacatttatGTTGTTTTGGTTTGAGAGAAGTTCAAACATACTCTTAAGTTGGTAGTGTTGTTTCATGCACATACCAGGCCCAGTTGCACCATGGCTAGACGTGTAAGAAGCACAAAAGGCTGTAGAGGTCTTCCATATTATTCTGTAACCATTTCAAAACAGGCATTTTAATGGCTATTGTAATTTATTTAAGACCCACCagctaaaatgataaaaaaaatcagATCTGGAACCCAGTAATGCTAATATTGAGAAAGGGAAAGGTGTCATGCCATGTGGATAGGCCAGCCACTTCATTGACTCAATTCTAAGCTGAATCACTTGGCTTTGCCAGAAACCAAGCACTGCACAGCTTTTTCATCCAtaaactttgttttttttttctttataaaaaataaataataaataaaataaaaagaaaaatgctAACCTCAAATGTTGATTCCTCAATATCCTCGTCATTATAATCCAGGAGCGCATCCAATGAGAGTGAAATTGAGCGAAGCTGCAGGATACAACTGTACAGTGAGATAAATATGAATAACATGTTATACCCATTGGGTATAACATTGTGTCTCCCCACCACATGTTACGATACATGCATGCACTTCATCTGACTCAAAATACACCTTTTGGCTAAGCAAGTAACGTTTATATGATGTTTCAGGGTTTCCAACTAGATGCATGTTGGGATAAACAACACCTTTTGGCGAGGCCCGGCACGTTGAAAGTGTGTCCGTCTTCGGCTACTCTTGTGAACAACAATCTATGAAACAAGGAAATGAAAATAAgtaaattgattgtaattgttaaCAGCACAACCTTTTGAAACATCATGTGCATCAAGACTGAAAAGGACAAAAATGTAAATGGATCTACAATCATAGAGAGATAAAAAAGAACCATGAAGTGCCCACCTTTTGAGAACAGTATCATCCACATTAACGAAGTACTGCCTGGAAGGACAATTATTTTAGTGAATCATTCAAACATGATCATTGAAAAGATTTATGCAAATTGCTGTGGAAAAGCCGGGCTTTAcacccataaataaataaataaaagcccaTGAAAATGTTCAATTCTATAATTTTGATGCTTATTCAAACTTAAAGATCTCGTCAAAATCTGGTATGAAAGGAGAACTTACAAGGCAATTAGCATACAGGTCGATGTTTGAGCAAGGCCTGAAATTTATGGATCTAATGAGCATAGAGATAATGTTTGCATTGATAGCTATTGAGTTTGTCCTCGCTAATAACTGTGGAATTTTCAATCATGTTGCTAagacaaatcttttttttttaaggtctAAGACAAATCTAAGAAACTAAGAAACACGATTCTGACAATTCCTCACAATCATTAATGACCAATAAAGCAAACATTCAGATTAAGGATTACCAGGTCTTGAAATAAGATGGATTTTGGAGCAGGGCCCGGCAAACTTCCAGCTGACTTCATCCAAAGACTTCACCTCCTTATGAggcaataaaaatataaattaaccAAGACTGTAGTAAGCACACAATTATACCTGATTCAACAGGTTCTTATCTACAACAAGAGAAGTGGACTTCTAACAAATATGCTAATATTCCCGAAACAAAacaagcaccatttttcaattcAACTTATATCAAAACAAAACATATATATGGTTCATTTGATTAAAAAGAGGCATTTAACATTCTATAAAAGTATTTGATGCACCACATAATCTATTGCAATTCCATATATCTGGATtgaatttgcatgggaccaaatgcaattccataccacctaataccATACTTGTCTCTATCTAAAGGTGCTAATTGTCTCTATCCCATTAGGCCCCAAATTGCAATCTTTACTTCAATGTTGGATTTCCTCGCTATGAATACTAGGAAAactctttcattttatgttttttttttcccttatttcttgatcttttctttcgttttgttttctttctttcttttcttttcttttctttttttttatttttttttatttttttttttttttaaatttcctaCTAAAAGAACATTCAGACACAACAATTGTATGCATAGCTAAAATGAAATGAACCAATGTAATGGAGTTGTCAGACAATTCTTGCTGAATTGTGTGGGACATACCTCCAGCATGACCCATGAGGCGAGCGGTGCAGAAAGACCAGCAGTAAATGCAACAATAGGCTTTTCTCAGCTCAGCATAACTCTAATAATAGCATCAAAGCTAAACAACATTTTTTTATAAAGATGTAAAAACGTGTGCCCATTCAAATAAGCACTAATTTGTCTAATCATGTCTCTGATTGTCTTTTCTCTTAAACAACTCAACTTGTATATTTTCAACtaacacgaaaaaaaaaaaaaaagatacttcCGTCCATGGATTTTGCTTACCACTCTGCAAAACATGGAACGATGCACTATGGAACCTTTTGGGGACTAATGCTTGCTTAATCATGAACATTTGATGCAGAAGCACTAAAACTAAAGCTTGGGTAAATgtatttctattattttttatttgccaAACATTCCTTATCATGAAAAATCCATATCATTGAAGTGATTGGCCTTATACTTAATTGAATCTATCCCGATCTTCAATGCCTTGATTAAGGCTGCAGCATCCTCTTCTGCAGTCCCTCCAATCTCTCCGATAAGAATAATACCTGAAATGTAAATAGCACTAGCACCATCAGATACATCTAACCATTAGTTCATATGGTATGTTTGTGAATGATttaaatcaaaataaggaaactaTAAATGCAATCAGTGTCTTTTAATCAGGGTATACAATCATCAACTGCAAACCCCATACCAAAAGACAAGTCTGTATGTGATGATCTGGTTGACGTGATGGGTCATGATAGAATGTGGTGATCTGATTGATTCGATGGACCATCATGTAGATCTGATTGATTCAATCAGAAACGGCTTAgagccgtttctgaaccaaaatccTGGACGTTCCACATctgcaattttggtgtagtgtgaaATCTCTGGTTTTTTGTTGAGTAACCATTGGATTGACGAGTTCAATGTATTTGGTTTTTGTGCTTTAAAGGTTCTAATTGAGCCAAAGCAATGGGATTATCTTGTTGGGCAATTCAAGCAGGAGTTTTGCAGGCTGTATGGCATGACCCTTGAGCCCTTGTTGAATATTTATCTGCAAGCAGGGCTGTTTGGCTCTCAAGACTCCGTATCCACATTTATTCATTGACTACTACTTCCACAGAATGCTTAGCTATCTGCTATCCTTGTTTCTTGATTATATGCCTAATAAAGTTAGTGTCATCAACTGATACTTTCTTCTATTTTTACCTTGACCACACTAAGATTCTGTTACAATGATGATTGCACCGAAGAAGACCCTCTCTCACAGGAGAGCTTCTGCAACCTGGCCTTGCCATTGCAATTCTCAAAGCAGCAATATTCAAAGCTTGTGTGCTATGTCCCTAAAGAACTGATGGATTTCGATAATCCAAACTGACAGCAGCCCAGTGACTATTCCATAGTCCATAACAACAATAGGACTTGTAAGAAACAATGCGTGGCACAATTATATGCTTTAGATAAGCAAGGAGTAGAATTCTTAGAAGCCCAAAACGAAATCAACCAACTGCAAGCACTAAGATAAGCAAGAACTCAGGTTATGTCAGCCCAAATATATTCATGACAGATGCACCAACAGATTTACATCCCAGGATACGAATATACTCAGGCTATGTCAGCCCAAATATACTCTGGCTATGTCAGCCCAAGTATACTCAGCCATAGAAAAGTTTTCATAAATGCTACAAGCTTGAATCAAGAACTGCTTACCGAGATCCAAAACTACAAACCCAATGTATGGAACAATGGACTTTGGTATGATTAACGTTGTATGTCTAGCATGTGCCATCAACAAGGGCAGTGCTTTTATATTCCTGACGAACTTGAATGGAATTCTACCACTTATGGTATTATTTTGTAATTCAATTTGATCTGTTTCCGCTTTCCATTTTTCTATCCAGTTTGGTTTCTTTGCTTCTGAGGCTAGAGTTCAGAGTACAATTTATGATTGTCATCCAGTACCTTTTTCATTTACCAGAACTTTTTCTCCTTAACATAGTTGCTATTAGGCAATCTATTAGTGTTGATGAACAAATGTAAATGAATAACAAAACAAGTCACCTTACCAAAAACAGAGCACCAAATCAGCATTCAGGTAAGAATAACTGTGCACTTCATGTACCTGACCATGAGAAACCTTCACCCATGAAGCTTGATGTTTGAAGCATCCCAAGGTTTTATTGTgaccaaccaaaaaaaaatatactCCATGAAAGATATTGACATAAAAATCAACCAAAAACatgtatggagagagagagagagagagagagagagagagagagagagagagatgaagcctTGCATCTGAAAACAGCGTCGAGGGAAATCCAGTCGAAGAATTTGTCCCTCTCAATCTTCTTGGTGGCCTTCTCATCACCTTTTTCACAGTTGTTGAATGGGACAGCCAGATTCTACAGCCAGATTCTACAATACTCTGTAACCATCAATCTCAGAGTTAGAAGCATATAAGAAATTTATCTTTTCTAAATACAATAGTGAAGAATGCCAGGAGAATATGGATACAGTGAAAAAATTACCCCAAAATACAATAGTGAGATGTTTTTAGTGGAAAATTTTGCCTTGAAGATATCAATAGATAAGATAGCTGAATTAGAGAACCAATATAAAGAGATGCTGAAATGCGGCATATGCTAATTGGATTGCACCGAGCCCACTCAAAGCAACCACAACAGATGACATTACAGATATGCCCGCTGTACTTGATTGATAATTGGCCTGTGCTTAATTGTGCAGCCCAAATCCCTATATAGACTCTACAGATGCCAACCCAAAGTAAATGAAACAGCTGACATTACACAAATAGGCCTGCTGCACAGTGTAAATCAATGATCAGCAAATGCTTCAGTGTGCAGCACAAAAATAAAACATGTTTAAAGACTTGCTAGGAACACACTTGAGTTTGAGACATACAATTCAGACAGTGGGAGATTAGCCAGGAAGATAACCGATCCAGTGAATTGGTTGTTCTGTAAGTGACTGTTGGAGAAAAGTGCCAAGTGTCAACAGCCTACATTTTCAGTGGAGACAAGGCCACAGAAAGAATGTTCAGTTTATGATTAGTGGAGTATTTTCCATCAACAATAGAAACATCATATTTTATTACAGTTACATGCAAAATTTGGACAGCATAAATAGGATTCCTATAGTGAACTAGGATAGTTCTcctttcttaaaaaagaaaaataagagaaaaaaaaaaaaagccagtcCTAGTATAGAGAAAAATCAAAGCAATCCAGAGAATGAAAATCAGCCACATTGAAGTTTTGAGTACCCATTGGCCAGCAACACCAAGGAGCATCTCTGCTTGAAAAAACTGTCATAAAGCCATGTGTTTGAAATAACCACATCATCACCTGGTGAATCTCAGCAATATGATGACCACCAGTGTCATAAGGCAGATGACAAACAATTTAACTGCCCGGTAGTAAATGTGCTCCTTCGCAGCGTACTTGTCATGAGCATGCATGATTACCGGATAAATAGCAACAGCCACAACCATATAGATCCAAGACAGCAAATAGACGGAAATGCTGGTGCTTTTATTGGCAATGCCAAGCTGGTATACGATCCCATACTGGAAGAAAAGAAAGCGGAGATCTAGAATTATCTCCAAATCAAATGATTCAAGTCTACAAAGAGTAGATTATGCATTTTTACAGAAACAGAGAAGTAATTGAGCATGAACCTGTATCATGTCAGCCGGACCATAAGTTTCTGTCCGTATAATTACAAGACGGTCTAACAGGCCAACATGTATGCCATGTGGACTGCTCATATCAGTTCCCCTACATCATAtgcattgaagaaaaaaaaataacataACCTTGCAGGAAGATATTGCAGATTAATGCTAAAAAAGGCATGTAAAGATTTCTAGGAAAAACAAAATTCAGAAAAGTGCCACGGGATAATATTTAGCAAATGGCTAATTATCATCTTCTAACAATACACTTTTTTCAATGGATCTCCTAGCAATATATTTCAAGCTCCTAAACTGGTAACGTGCTGACATCACTGTAGCTAGGAAGAAAGATGATTTGTGAACATAAGGGAGGCAAGTTTCTTGAcctttcaacaacaacaacaataaaaaatcGTCATCATCATAGCTTTGTCCCAGCTGTTTGGAGTCAGCTAATACAACCAAACAAGTACCAAAAAAAGAGCACTGCGATTAAAGCTCACCATCCCAGCCAAACGGGGCAGGATCCTTAtcccattttttatattttgactATGCTGTCTCCCATGTATCAAGCATGTATGCCTTACTCATATCCAACCCATTTGCATCAAGAAGTTTtcgaattttctttttcttctcttcaatCCATTTCTGTTTGGAAACGCCTATTGACTCAGGAGGAGCTTCTATTCGTTTTTCTCTGCCAGCATTGCAATTTGGTTGGTCTTTCTTGCCTCATTCTGCAAGTAGAGAACCATGGCGAGAAATAGTCATATTAAACTTCACATAGTGATACTACTATTTTAAGGTAAAAGGAAATGACAAAGTCATGTTAACTTCACATAATGATACTACTATTTTTATGGGTTGGAAGAGAGTTGCCATCTTCAGCGTCAATTCAAACAGTTTCTTCTGTCTCCCAGTAAGATTCGAGTAGTCTACTTCGACATTTTCCTCAACAGGCTGTCCATTATTACCATCAACATGTTCTTCACCATCAGTGTTTTCTGCTACACCTCATTTTtgttcttcattttgatcagagccatcTAAGAAGGATAGGCCTCCAACACTCCCCTTTTTAGTTTCTATAACAATATGTAAAACAGTCAAAATTGAGAAAGAATTAAATGATTGAAATGGATGAATCATTACAATACTAGAATATAATATCATCATGTCTTCATGAGGCAATTGCGAGTTGTTTGATGCAATAAAATCCAATGAAGGAATtgcagattttatttattttttgaaagatgacaactTTATTAAAAATGGCAAAGccgaaagaaaaagaacaacaaacaacaaaaaagaCAAAGAAAGAGGAAGCACAAAAATTACAAGAGCTGCAGCCCAACCCAAAGAACTACATTGGCAAGGGCCAAAGAGAAAACACTTCTAGAAGAACCACATTTATCTCGGAAACATCTCTCataagcattttatcgaacagtaTGTGTGCATCattaatctaaccacattttacatACATATCAATCAAAGAGGTCCCAACATACAGATCAAACATGGGTTATCAAGTATGTGAAAGAAAAAACTCACAAAGGTGAGGAACTCAATCTAGCAGATGTAAATGTGTCTATGAAATCAACTAATCTAGATCAAGAACTGATAGAACAAACTAtcataaaactaaaaagaaaaaactaaaggaaaaatataCTCCAAAAAATCCACATGGAAGAAGCATCAGCTAATAATTCCAGATATATACCATTTTGTaacttaaaaaataagaaaaaatatccttaaatggtctggaaaaatgtatggacggcgtggatatacaacacatcatcaaagtgggctccacggtaagggtaacaccactAAGGTGTGTAAcccaagtaacacctaatccactcctgttACTgtccttagaaaaatttaaaaagct is a genomic window containing:
- the LOC131254727 gene encoding callose synthase 12-like isoform X2, which gives rise to MSSPHGIHVGLLDRLVIIRTETYGPADMIQYGIVYQLGIANKSTSISVYLLSWIYMVVAVAIYPVIMHAHDKYAAKEHIYYRAVKLFVICLMTLVVIILLRFTSHLQNNQFTGSVIFLANLPLSELPICVMSAVSFTLGWHL
- the LOC131254910 gene encoding uncharacterized protein LOC131254910, giving the protein MLEEVKSLDEVSWKFAGPCSKIHLISRPGLAQTSTCMLIALQYFVNVDDTVLKRWALHGSFLSLYDCRSIYIFVLFSLDAHDVSKGCAVNNYNQFTYFHFLVS
- the LOC131254727 gene encoding callose synthase 12-like isoform X1 gives rise to the protein MSSPHGIHVGLLDRLVIIRTETYGPADMIQYGIVYQLGIANKSTSISVYLLSWIYMVVAVAIYPVIMHAHDKYAAKEHIYYRAVKLFVICLMTLVVIILLRFTSHLQNNQFTGSVIFLANLPLSEFRPICVMSAVSFTLGWHL